The Fibrobacter sp. UWB5 genomic sequence TGTTTCGGCGGCGATATCTGCCGAAATTTCAAAGATTGGAGCCGTATTCGCCACAAGGGGGTAAAGGCGGTCAACCTCTTTGAAGAGCTCCGAAAGCGACTTGTTGTAGACTTTGGCAAGTGCGCTTAAAGTGGTTATGGAGGGCATCCTTTTACCGACCTCGACCTGTGAAATAAATTGTCGGGTGATATTGGACTGTAGGGACGCAGTGTTTTGGGTGAGGCCGCTTTCGCGGCGACAATCCAAGAACACTTGGCGTATAGCTTCGTTTAGTATATGGTCTTCGTATTCCACAAAAAAACACCTTTAAAAAACTGTGGATTACCAAGCACGCCCTACAATGAATTTTAGTATACGTAGGGGGTGGTGCGTGCAAACAATAGATTGCAAACTTTGCAAAATATTGTTAACGGGCGGGGCGTGAAAGCGGATGCAGAAATGGTGAATAAAGGCCAAAATGGTCAATTGAGTCTTGTTTGCGACGCTTGATGAAAAATTTTTTATGAAAGTGATGTTAAGAAAAAGAAAGGTCAATCTTTCGATTGACCTTTCTTTCTGCGGGTGCCAGGACTCGAACCTGGAGCGGTATATAGACCGGATGTGCCAAATTGATGTCAAAAATGCCGGTTGAGGCACATCCTCTCGCAAATGGGCTGGCCCATTTGCTCACAAAAGACCGCTCGGCTCTATCGCATCAACAAGAATGTGATATCGCCTCGCTCTCGCAACCGCCCTCGGTTAACACCCGAGGGCTTTGTTGCTCACAAAGGCTCCAGTTTCTCGCCTGATTTCTATCAGATAAAAAAAGACGACTTGCTAGTCGCAAATCGCCTTTTTTCTGCGGGTGCCAGGACTCGAACCTGGAGCCTTTTGGTTCGTAGCCAAACGCTCTATCCAGTTGGGCTACATCCGCTTGATTGATGGCCCAAAGATAGTTTAAAGCGCGGGTGTTGTCAAGGGTTTTTGTTGAATTTTTTTTAAGAATTTTTGATTTGATGGCTAATATCCCTGCTTTTGCGGGGTTTTGAAGTGTGGCTTGTAATCGGATTGCCTTACAATAACTATCTTTTTGGCCAAATTTTTTAACGGTATTGGACCATGGATAAAGTCAAACCCGTATTACTTTCGGTTCTGAATATTTTGAAGGGCTGGTTTACTGACCGCAAGGTGGTCAAGTGGCTGATCATTTTGGCGGTTCCCGTGCTTGCTGCTTTTATCGCTGTAATCGCGGTCTACAATCACTTTTCGCCGGAGCTGCCTTCGCTTTCGCAGCTCGAGCAGATCAATCCGAGACTTGTCACGAACATTTACGACATGAACGGAAAGATTGCCCACGAATATTTCGTGGAACGCCGCGAATGGACGAGCTTCGACTCGATTCCCGAAAATGCGATTCACGCCGTGATGGCCACCGAAGACCGAGCCTTCTATAGCCACTGGGGCATGAACGTGTGGGCAATTCCGTCTGCCGTTATGGAAAGCGCCTTGTCGGGCAAAAAGCTCCGCGGAGCATCGACCTTGACGCAGCAGCTGACCAAGCTTTTGTTCCTCACGCCGGAACGTACGATTTCGCGTAAGATTAAGGAAATGATGACGGCTATCCGCATCGAACAGACTTATACTAAAGAAGAAATCCTTGAATTCTACATGAACGAAGTGTACCTGGCTGGCGGTAACTACGGTTTCCAGGCGGCAGGTAAGTTCTACTTCGGCCGTCCGCTCGATAGCCTTACGATTCCGGAACTTGCCGTTTTGGCCGGTATGCTGCAGCGCCCGGAAGCTTATCGTCCGGACCGTCACCCCGAAGCCGCTTTTGAACGCCGCAATACGGTGCTTTACGCCATGCGCGATGCCGGCTATATTAATGACGACGAATACCACGAATATATCAAGACGCCGATTACGCTTGCCGAAAAGGAAACTTCGAACGAATCGGGCCTGTACTTCTACGAAGAAATCCGCAAGTACATGGAAAAGAAGTACGGCGAAAATTCCCTGTATGCCGACGGCGTGTCCATCAATTCGACGATTGACCCGGATATTCAGGCCTTTGCCGATAGCGTTGCCCGCGTGCAGGTCGAAAAGGTCCGCCGCCGTGTCAAGTACCGCGCTACCCGCCGCCTGTACCTGACCAAAAAGTACGGCATGCCCGAAGATAGCGTGGTCGCTCACTTCGATAGCGTTTATACTCTCTTTAAAAAGGAATACCTGGCCGACGACTTGAAGCGCCCTGCGGACAAGCGCCGTTTCCCGGACTCCATTCTTTACCACCATCCTGAAATTGCTGCAATCTTGATTGAAAACGAATCGGGCGCAATCCGTGCCATGGTGGGTGGTTCCGACTTTAACCAGTCTCGCTGGAACCGTGCGGTGCAGTCTCTGCGTCAGCCCGGCTCGTCGTTCAAGCCGATTGTGTATTCGACGGCTATGGACAACGGCGCAAGCCCCTGCGACTCGGTGAACGACCAGCCGGTGAGCATTCCTGACCCGGACGACAAGGACAAGAACAAGGTTTGGCGCCCGGCGAACTTCGAACATGACTTCGAAGGCATGATGACGCTCCGCCGTGCCCTTTACAAGTCCAAGAACTTGCCGGCTATTTTGACGGGCATGAAGTACGGCCTGAACAACGTGGTGAACTACGCCCGCAAGTTCGGCATTGTGCGCGCCCCGTTGATGGCTGTTCCTAGCTTGGCCCTGGGTTCCGTGGGTGCAACCCTGATGGAAATGACATCTGCCTATACGGTGTTCCCGAACGGTGGTAACCGAATCGAACCGTACATGATTGAATCCATTGTGGACCGCAACGGCGAAGTCATTGAAAAGAATTCCAAGGTCGAACACGAAGTGCTGCGTCCGGCTTCTGCCTACTTGATGGTCGACATGCTTAAGGACGTGAATATTCGCGGTACGGCTGCCCGCGTGTGGGCAAACGGCTTTACGCACCCGAGTGGCGGTAAGACCGGTACTACGAACGACTATACCGACTGCTGGTACATCGGCTTTACCAAGCAATATACGATGGGCGTGTGGGTCGGCTCCGACAGCCCGGGTACCTTGGGCGCAGGTCATACGGGTACCGAAGATGCCCTGCCGGTATGGATTGCAACCATGAAGCAGTTGCACAAGGACTTGCCGCGTAAGCCGTTCCCGGTTCCGGCCGGTGTCGTAAGCAAGGGCGTTTGCAACCATACGGGTAAGATTGCTGGTGAATTCTGCTCCGAAAAGACTTACTGCCTCTACACGGCAGGCTACGCTCCGACCGAGGTCTGCGACGGTAACCACTTCGAAGTCAAGACCAAGTCTGCCGACGATGCCACGCTCTTCAGCAACAAGGGCGCAAGT encodes the following:
- a CDS encoding helix-turn-helix domain-containing protein — translated: MEYEDHILNEAIRQVFLDCRRESGLTQNTASLQSNITRQFISQVEVGKRMPSITTLSALAKVYNKSLSELFKEVDRLYPLVANTAPIFEISADIAAETKRRMSEYIESAKKNKDCGPPKKSKV
- a CDS encoding penicillin-binding protein 1A, with protein sequence MDKVKPVLLSVLNILKGWFTDRKVVKWLIILAVPVLAAFIAVIAVYNHFSPELPSLSQLEQINPRLVTNIYDMNGKIAHEYFVERREWTSFDSIPENAIHAVMATEDRAFYSHWGMNVWAIPSAVMESALSGKKLRGASTLTQQLTKLLFLTPERTISRKIKEMMTAIRIEQTYTKEEILEFYMNEVYLAGGNYGFQAAGKFYFGRPLDSLTIPELAVLAGMLQRPEAYRPDRHPEAAFERRNTVLYAMRDAGYINDDEYHEYIKTPITLAEKETSNESGLYFYEEIRKYMEKKYGENSLYADGVSINSTIDPDIQAFADSVARVQVEKVRRRVKYRATRRLYLTKKYGMPEDSVVAHFDSVYTLFKKEYLADDLKRPADKRRFPDSILYHHPEIAAILIENESGAIRAMVGGSDFNQSRWNRAVQSLRQPGSSFKPIVYSTAMDNGASPCDSVNDQPVSIPDPDDKDKNKVWRPANFEHDFEGMMTLRRALYKSKNLPAILTGMKYGLNNVVNYARKFGIVRAPLMAVPSLALGSVGATLMEMTSAYTVFPNGGNRIEPYMIESIVDRNGEVIEKNSKVEHEVLRPASAYLMVDMLKDVNIRGTAARVWANGFTHPSGGKTGTTNDYTDCWYIGFTKQYTMGVWVGSDSPGTLGAGHTGTEDALPVWIATMKQLHKDLPRKPFPVPAGVVSKGVCNHTGKIAGEFCSEKTYCLYTAGYAPTEVCDGNHFEVKTKSADDATLFSNKGASSAPKPSSSGPAKKNTRKMF